The proteins below come from a single Papaver somniferum cultivar HN1 chromosome 11, ASM357369v1, whole genome shotgun sequence genomic window:
- the LOC113321191 gene encoding uncharacterized protein LOC113321191, giving the protein MEEEGDMMKIMRPDNNTGDKQQEKMEETVISSKESRREDDEGEQQLPLMALNHVSRLCRDVNKSVDFYVNVLGFVQIKRPPALDFDGAWLFNYGIGIHLVQSMEEERLPDPEHELDPMDNHISFQCEDMSAMERKLKERNIKYKKRMVGGGDDGAIDQLFFTDPDGFMVEICNCENLKLEPAGNMDRIRLPSDRHNPPVELNNQRSDSD; this is encoded by the exons ATGGAAGAGGAAGGAGACATGATGAAGATCATGAGACCAGACAATAATACTGGTGATAagcagcaggagaaaatggaGGAGACCGTGATAAGCAGTAAAGAAAGTAgaagagaagatgatgaaggggAGCAGCAACTACCTTTAATGGCACTGAATCATGTATCTAGGCTTTGCAGAGATGTGAACAAGTCAGTCGATTTTTACGTTAATGTTCTTGGCTTCGTGCAAATCAAACGTCCTCCAGCTCTTGATTTCGACGGTGCCTG GTTATTCAACTACGGTATCGGAATTCATTTGGTGcaatcaatggaagaagagagaTTACCGGACCCGGAACATGAATTAGACCCCATGGATAACCATATATCGTTTCAGTGTGAGGATATGAGTGCCATGGAACGGAAGTTAAAGGAGAGGAACATCAAGTATAAGAAAAGAATGGTTGGGGGTGGTGATGATGGAGCCATTGACCAGTTGTTTTTTACGGATCCAGATGGATTTATGGTAGAGATATGCAACTGTGAGAATCTTAAGCTTGAGCCAGCCGGTAATATGGACCGGATTCGGTTACCTTCAGATCGACATAACCCTCCTGTTGAACTTAATAATCAACGTTCTGATTCAGATTAG
- the LOC113321187 gene encoding dihydrofolate synthetase-like: MKIFNILHRNYNNLTSRQTLISVTSRIHKLGVFRNRRFSTMTSEEPELKEFTNYLDNLKNYERSGVPGGAGTDSDDGFDMGRMNRLMKCLGNPQSKFKSVHIAGTKGKGSTAMFLSNILRQEGYSVGCYTSPHLWSIRERILLGRNGEPVSAKSLNSLFLRVKDILDRAFQMENGSISHFEVFTAVAFTLFAQENVDIAVVEAGLGGARDATNVFSSSELLASIITTIGEEHLAALGGSLESIAKAKSGIIKQACPVVFGGPFEPQIESILYDKASSMGSPIVSASAPGNRSSIKEIMRNNGKPYQICDILIDIEKDLRLSTELFDVRMPMVGSHQLQNAVTATCAALSLREQGWRISDESIRVGLEHTCLTGRSQFLTPKEADAVGLAGTTILVDGAHTKESARSLTDTIQLTYPDAPLALVVAMANDKDHLAFAKELLSGSTPDAVILTEVSIAGGSSRLTPASKLKECWVQAATELGVTFSDIGIGGVDKFPVEEQGKHKCVVLGTGKSVEESMNIANQLLRARVSDSESCLIAVTGSLHIVSSLLAPLQR, from the exons ATGAAAATTTTCAACATTCTTCACAGAAACTACAATAATCTCACCAGtagacaaaccctaatttctgtaacTTCTAGAATTCATAAATTGGGGGTTTTTAGAAATCGCCGATTCTCAACGATGACCAGTGAAGAACCAGAACTTAAAGAGTTCACTAATTACTTGGATAATCTCAAAAATTACGAGAGATCTGGTGTTCCAGGTGGAGCAGGAACTGATTCTGATGATGGATTTGATATGGGAAGAATGAATCGGTTGATGAAATGCCTCGGAAATCCTCAATCAAAATTTAAG TCTGTGCACATTGCTGGTACTAAGGGAAAAGGATCAACTGCGATGTTTCTCTCCAATATTTTACGGCAAGAAGGGTACTCAGTTGGATGTTATACCAG CCCACATCTATGGAGTATCAGAGAACGCATTCTGTTAGGAAGAAATGGAGAACCAGTATCAGCAAAGTCATTGAATTCACTTTTTCTCCGAGTTAAAGATATTCTTGACCGGGCATTTCAAATGGAAAATGGATCTATCAGCCATTTCGAG GTTTTCACTGCCGTAGCTTTTACCCTGTTTGCTCAAGAGAATGTTGATATTGCAGTTGTTGAG GCTGGCTTAGGTGGAGCACGAGATGCCACTAACGTGTTCTCTAGTTCTGAACTCTTAGCATCAATTATAACAACGATAGGAGAAGAACATTTGGCTGCGCTTGGGGGATCCTTAGAGAGCATTGCAAAGGCCAAGTCAGGAATCATAAAACAAGCCTGCCCA GTGGTTTTTGGTGGGCCATTCGAACCACAAATTGAATCCATTCTCTACGATAAAGCATCCTCTATGGGTTCACCTATTGTGTCAGCATCTGCCCCTGGTAACCGGAGCAGCATCAAGGAGATTATGAGAAATAATGGAAAACCATATCAGATTTGTGATATACTCATTGATATTGAGAAAGACCTACGGTTG TCTACTGAACTGTTTGATGTGAGAATGCCTATGGTTGGAAGTCACCAACTTCAAAATGCTGTAACTGCTACTTGTGCAGCTCTATCTCTTCGGGAACAAG GTTGGAGAATATCGGATGAATCCATCCGTGTTGGTTTGGAGCATACTTGTTTGACTGGAAGAAGCCAGTTCCTAACACCTAAAGAAGCTGATGCAGTTGGGCTTGCTGGAACAACAATACTGGTTGACGGAG CCCATACGAAAGAATCTGCCAGAAGTCTAACAGACACAATTCAGTTGACATATCCAGATGCACCATTGGCCCTTGTAGTAGCAATGGCGAATGACAAAGACCATTTAGCTTTTGCGAAAGAACTTCTTTCAG GGAGTACACCAGATGCTGTTATATTGACAGAAGTCAGCATAGCTGGAGGAAGCTCCAGACTGACTCCAGCTTCCAAGTTAAAGGAATGTTGGGTTCAAGCTGCCACAGAATTGGGTGTTACCTTTTCAGATATAGGGATCGGAGGCGTGGACAAGTTTCCAGTGGAGGAACAAGGTAAACACAAATGTGTAGTCCTGGGTACTGGTAAATCAGTGGAAGAATCCATGAACATAGCCAATCAGTTACTCAGAGCTAGAGTATCAGATAGTGAGTCATGTCTCATTGCAGTCACTGGGTCTCTTCACATTGTTTCGTCCCTTTTAGCACCTCTCCAGAGATAA
- the LOC113320498 gene encoding uncharacterized protein LOC113320498, producing MRVDLGIFRASAMDLMLVRCRNGISIILLKSTFLGLGPTLVGFREDTSKGKQGLESVSSSSLLFILNFISSSSLLFILNSISSISSLFIMYSSSSSSLFVMNSIPSISSLFIMYSSSSSLFVMNSISSSSSIITITLINSKGSQKRCKGPSYNEFFITVCNPTCAVFYICYYASQLKMISK from the exons ATGAGAG TTGACTTGGGCATATTCAGAGCTTCGGCAATGGACCTTATGCTAGTACGTTGTCGCAATGGTATTTCCATAATCTTGCTTAAATCAACCTTCCTGGGTTTAGGACCAACTCTGGTTGGTTTTCGTGAAGACACGTCAAAAG GAAAACAAGGGCTTGAATCCGTCTCCTCCAGCTCTTTGTTGTTCATACTGAACTTCATCTCCTCCAGCTCTTTATTGTTCATACTGAACTCCATCTCCTCCATATCTTCGTTGTTCATCATGTACTCCTCCTCCAGTTCTTCGTTGTTTGTAATGAACTCAATCCCATCCATCTCCTCGTTGTTCATCATGTACTCCTCCAGTTCTTCGTTGTTCGTAATGAACTCAATCTCCTCTAGCTCCTCGATTATCACCATCACCTTAATTAATTCAAAAG GCTCCCAAAAGAGGTGTAAAGGCCCTAGTTATAATGAATTCTTCATTACAGTTTGTAATCCTACATGTGCAGTGTTTTACATCTGCTACTATGCTTCACAACTTAAGATGATTTCAAAATGA